The Thalassotalea sp. 273M-4 genome includes a region encoding these proteins:
- the pheT gene encoding phenylalanine--tRNA ligase subunit beta has protein sequence MKFSESWLREWVNPAISTDELTHQITMAGLEVDGAEAVAGEFTNVVVGEVIECGQHPDADKLQVTKVNVGDEIVDIVCGAKNCRLGLKVAVAKVGAVLPGNFKIKKAKLRGVPSHGMLCSESELGLADSADGIIELPLDAPVGQCIRQYLNLDDVTIDVDLTANRGDCLGIKGLAREVGVLNNMAVNDVEIIDVDASIDDKRDVNIIAGQACPRYLARVLKNINPTATTPLWMVEKLRRCGIRSIDPVVDVTNYVLLELGHPMHAFDLAKIDGSINVRFANKDEKLTLLDGNEVTLSEQTLVIADDQKPMAMAGIFGGLNSGVTEHTKDVLLESAFFAPLAILGKARQYGLHTDASHRYERGVDPQLQRQAIERATALLLDIVGGEAGPVVEAVSEEHLPQAKQVTLRRRKLDSRIGIHIETNTVTEILTRLGMNVEFNDDTWTATVPAYRFDISIEEDLTEEVARVYGYNNIPNVAPVATLSMRAHKEAQLTISKFRNALVNRGYQEAITYSFVDPKVQSLLHPEQDVLTLPHPISSEMSVMRLSHFTGLVQAVVHNQNRQQPRVRLFESGLRFIPDSDAENGVRQEAMLSGVITGLRNGEHWQMEKQVVDFFDAKGDVEALLALTADAKAYHFEAADVPALHPGQTAAIYKGDTLVGHVGAIHPELERKLGLNGRTFVFELLQSEILTQKIPQASEISKFPSNRRDLAVVVNEKVSAKSVLQLIEKVGTNHLCSLELFDVYQGQGIEPGFKSLAIALTLQDNTRTLEDKDINDVVTKVVDALKSEFDASLRD, from the coding sequence ATGAAATTTAGTGAATCTTGGTTACGTGAGTGGGTAAACCCTGCGATTTCAACTGACGAATTAACCCATCAAATTACTATGGCTGGCCTTGAAGTCGATGGCGCAGAAGCCGTCGCCGGTGAATTTACCAATGTGGTTGTTGGTGAAGTAATCGAATGTGGTCAACATCCGGATGCAGACAAATTACAAGTAACAAAAGTTAATGTTGGCGATGAAATTGTTGATATCGTATGTGGTGCCAAAAACTGTCGTTTAGGGTTAAAAGTTGCGGTTGCAAAAGTTGGCGCGGTATTACCGGGTAACTTTAAAATTAAAAAAGCCAAACTGCGCGGCGTACCATCACATGGGATGTTGTGTTCTGAGTCTGAGCTTGGTTTAGCGGATAGTGCTGATGGTATTATTGAGTTACCTTTAGATGCTCCGGTAGGTCAGTGTATTCGTCAATACTTAAATCTTGACGATGTCACTATTGATGTCGATTTAACGGCTAACCGTGGTGATTGTCTAGGCATTAAAGGCTTGGCTCGTGAAGTTGGTGTGTTAAACAACATGGCGGTAAATGATGTTGAAATTATCGACGTTGATGCCAGTATTGATGACAAGCGTGATGTGAACATTATTGCTGGTCAAGCATGTCCACGATACCTTGCAAGGGTGCTTAAAAACATTAACCCAACGGCCACAACGCCATTGTGGATGGTTGAAAAGCTACGTCGTTGTGGTATTCGTTCTATCGATCCGGTTGTCGATGTTACCAACTACGTCTTATTAGAGCTTGGTCACCCAATGCATGCGTTCGATTTAGCCAAAATTGATGGCAGTATTAATGTTCGTTTTGCCAATAAAGACGAAAAGCTTACGCTATTAGATGGCAACGAAGTTACGCTTTCAGAGCAAACTTTGGTGATAGCCGATGATCAGAAACCAATGGCTATGGCTGGTATCTTTGGTGGTCTTAATTCAGGTGTTACCGAACACACCAAAGATGTTTTGTTAGAAAGTGCATTTTTTGCGCCGTTAGCGATTTTAGGTAAAGCCCGTCAATACGGTTTACACACAGACGCTTCACATCGTTACGAGCGTGGTGTTGACCCACAATTACAACGTCAAGCGATTGAACGCGCGACAGCTTTATTGTTAGACATTGTTGGTGGTGAAGCTGGTCCTGTTGTTGAAGCGGTAAGTGAAGAACATCTGCCACAAGCAAAACAAGTGACGTTACGTCGTAGAAAATTAGACTCTCGCATTGGTATTCACATTGAAACCAATACTGTTACCGAGATTTTAACCCGTCTTGGTATGAACGTTGAATTTAATGACGACACTTGGACAGCCACGGTACCAGCGTATCGCTTTGATATTTCTATCGAAGAAGATCTGACTGAAGAAGTAGCTCGAGTATACGGTTATAACAATATTCCTAATGTTGCACCAGTGGCTACACTGTCGATGCGTGCGCATAAAGAAGCGCAGTTAACCATTAGTAAGTTTCGCAATGCCCTAGTTAATCGTGGTTACCAAGAAGCCATTACGTACAGCTTTGTTGACCCTAAAGTTCAATCGTTACTGCACCCAGAGCAAGACGTGTTAACTTTACCACACCCAATTTCTTCGGAAATGTCGGTGATGCGTTTAAGCCACTTTACCGGTCTTGTGCAAGCGGTGGTACATAATCAAAATCGTCAGCAACCACGTGTGCGTTTATTTGAAAGCGGTCTTCGTTTTATTCCAGACAGTGACGCTGAAAATGGTGTCCGTCAAGAAGCCATGCTCTCTGGTGTGATCACGGGTTTACGTAATGGCGAACATTGGCAAATGGAAAAACAAGTGGTGGATTTCTTCGATGCCAAAGGTGATGTTGAAGCCTTATTAGCCCTTACTGCCGATGCCAAAGCATATCACTTTGAAGCCGCCGATGTACCAGCATTACACCCTGGGCAAACCGCCGCAATTTACAAAGGTGATACTTTAGTTGGGCATGTTGGTGCCATTCATCCTGAGTTAGAGCGTAAGCTAGGATTAAACGGTCGAACTTTCGTATTTGAATTATTACAAAGCGAAATTTTGACTCAAAAAATTCCTCAAGCAAGTGAGATTTCTAAGTTCCCTTCAAACCGCCGAGATTTAGCGGTAGTGGTGAATGAAAAGGTAAGTGCAAAAAGTGTTCTACAACTCATTGAAAAGGTTGGCACAAATCACCTATGTAGCCTAGAATTGTTTGATGTATACCAAGGACAAGGTATTGAACCTGGATTTAAGAGTCTGGCAATCGCTCTGACTCTGCAAGATAACACCAGAACACTTGAGGACAAAGATATCAATGATGTGGTTACCAAAGTAGTTGACGCATTGAAATCTGAGTTTGATGCATCTTTAAGAGACTAA
- a CDS encoding nuclear transport factor 2 family protein: MILKYAIMGLLLLPSAGYAQNLTTKVNEYFDAQKAVEHKHSQESDVENLLSLLTDDATFEHPSFNAVQTKEEYKAGLLYYLGKYGKCDIEISNIIEGLNAVTVEYLHPCIDPQGNVDANSRKQKLVTLFEFNDEKIKLIRHYF, from the coding sequence ATGATTTTAAAATATGCAATAATGGGGTTATTGTTACTACCAAGTGCTGGCTATGCGCAAAATTTAACAACTAAAGTGAATGAATATTTTGATGCTCAAAAAGCCGTTGAACATAAACACTCTCAAGAGAGTGATGTCGAAAATCTGCTGTCACTTTTAACGGATGATGCGACGTTTGAACACCCTAGCTTCAATGCTGTGCAAACGAAAGAAGAATATAAGGCAGGTTTACTTTACTACTTAGGGAAATACGGCAAGTGCGATATTGAAATATCAAACATCATAGAAGGCTTAAATGCTGTGACTGTTGAGTATTTGCACCCATGTATAGACCCACAAGGTAATGTGGATGCAAATAGTCGCAAACAAAAGCTGGTCACCTTGTTCGAATTTAACGATGAAAAAATCAAACTGATCAGACACTATTTTTAG
- a CDS encoding LysE family translocator has translation MDFMPYWDEFVIIVVVHFLAVASPGPDFAIVVKQSLGRGRKHALLTSAGIGTGILLHVTYSLIGIGLLIHSSPTLFKGLTYIAAAYLGYLGVMGIMAKPQTPGNDNQSIAEKPQTLVRAYLTGFLVNGLNVKATLFFVSLFSLVISSQTPIVVQSVYGLYMAVATGLWFCFISYLLTTDHLQKRVISKGYIIDRLMGVVLIFLALNIAFGG, from the coding sequence ATGGATTTTATGCCGTATTGGGACGAATTTGTCATTATTGTGGTGGTTCATTTTTTGGCGGTGGCAAGCCCAGGCCCCGATTTTGCCATAGTGGTAAAACAAAGCCTTGGCCGAGGTCGTAAACACGCCTTACTCACCAGTGCGGGGATTGGCACCGGCATATTATTGCACGTCACTTATTCATTAATTGGCATTGGCTTACTCATTCATAGCTCGCCAACTTTATTTAAAGGTTTAACCTACATTGCGGCTGCGTATCTTGGCTATTTAGGGGTTATGGGCATAATGGCTAAGCCACAAACTCCTGGCAACGATAATCAGAGTATCGCAGAAAAACCGCAAACTCTAGTCCGAGCGTATTTAACGGGCTTTCTCGTTAATGGCTTGAATGTAAAAGCGACCTTGTTTTTTGTGTCTTTGTTTTCGTTAGTTATTTCATCGCAAACACCAATTGTTGTGCAATCGGTTTATGGTCTGTATATGGCCGTTGCGACTGGGCTATGGTTTTGTTTTATTTCTTATTTGCTTACCACCGATCATTTACAAAAACGGGTCATTTCAAAGGGCTATATTATCGACAGATTAATGGGCGTGGTCTTGATATTTTTAGCATTAAATATTGCCTTCGGTGGCTAA
- a CDS encoding integration host factor subunit alpha, which produces MALTKAEVSEHLYEQLGLSKRDAKLMVEEFFEQIRSCLESGEQVKLSGFGNFDLRTKNERPGRNPKTGEDIPISARKVVTFRPGQKLKNRVEEANKDK; this is translated from the coding sequence ATGGCGCTAACTAAAGCAGAAGTATCAGAACACTTATACGAGCAGCTTGGCTTGAGTAAACGTGATGCAAAACTGATGGTTGAAGAGTTTTTTGAACAAATCAGATCATGTTTAGAAAGTGGCGAGCAAGTTAAATTATCAGGATTTGGTAATTTTGACCTTCGTACTAAGAATGAACGACCAGGACGTAACCCTAAAACGGGTGAAGATATTCCAATCTCTGCTCGTAAAGTTGTAACCTTCAGACCAGGCCAAAAGTTAAAAAACCGGGTTGAAGAAGCTAATAAAGACAAGTAA
- a CDS encoding DUF2937 family protein, translating to MLRFLTHTFDRLLFVVNFIVAVQLPSFIVQYKQRLGGHLDEVSYQLSQFQHIADNQHNGDLQQLLKRYQGSIDPSINQTAELLAQLLARVDALSKQLNALNNSDYLSQIYHFFSQFDADIVLATASHYRLTIPLELNALLTGLIVSTAFSLLLFSGQAYFKAKAYNNPNMQKN from the coding sequence ATGCTTCGTTTTCTAACACACACCTTTGACCGATTGTTGTTTGTAGTCAATTTTATTGTTGCGGTTCAACTGCCCTCGTTTATCGTACAATATAAACAGCGTTTGGGCGGTCACCTTGATGAAGTAAGTTATCAACTCAGTCAATTTCAACACATTGCCGATAACCAACACAATGGTGACTTACAACAACTGTTAAAACGCTACCAAGGGAGTATTGACCCAAGTATTAATCAGACGGCTGAATTACTGGCCCAACTTTTGGCAAGGGTTGACGCATTATCGAAACAGCTAAATGCGCTTAATAACAGTGATTATTTAAGCCAAATTTATCATTTCTTTAGTCAATTTGACGCCGATATCGTTTTGGCCACCGCATCGCACTATCGTTTAACCATTCCACTTGAGCTTAATGCATTGTTAACGGGACTTATTGTTTCAACGGCATTTAGTTTGCTGCTATTTAGCGGCCAAGCATATTTTAAGGCCAAAGCTTATAACAATCCAAACATGCAAAAAAACTGA
- a CDS encoding glucosaminidase domain-containing protein: MFKILVKFVAAAFFAYMLVAPFLYQSESEIRASKGTIKSKAQQGLAKHNVDLPDFGAIKDPNEKKSRFFNFIKPAIEAQNARILTFRAQLIKIQQLLDDGKALSAPQQLALTQLADTYSVSPSLDKQQQVRQLLTRVDAIPTELVLVQAANESAWGSSRFARLGLNFFGMWCFKKGCGLVPQGRESGLNHEVAAFKSVDQMVARYFLNINTHNAYALFRQIRVDLRENNIELQADILATGLLPYSERGMDYIVEINTMLRHNARFIKT; encoded by the coding sequence ATGTTTAAAATTTTGGTGAAATTCGTCGCTGCTGCCTTCTTTGCGTACATGCTTGTTGCGCCATTTTTGTATCAAAGCGAATCTGAGATCCGCGCCAGTAAAGGTACAATTAAGTCCAAAGCACAACAAGGTTTAGCCAAGCACAACGTCGATTTACCGGATTTTGGCGCAATTAAAGATCCAAATGAAAAAAAGAGTCGGTTTTTTAATTTTATAAAGCCGGCAATTGAAGCTCAAAACGCCCGTATCTTAACTTTCCGAGCCCAGTTAATCAAAATACAGCAACTGCTTGATGATGGTAAAGCGCTTTCAGCGCCACAGCAGCTTGCGTTAACTCAGTTGGCCGATACCTATTCGGTGTCACCATCTCTTGATAAACAGCAACAAGTACGCCAGTTGCTGACTAGAGTAGACGCCATTCCTACCGAATTGGTCTTAGTGCAAGCTGCCAATGAGTCTGCTTGGGGGAGTTCTCGTTTTGCTCGCTTAGGGTTAAACTTTTTTGGTATGTGGTGCTTTAAAAAAGGCTGTGGTTTGGTACCGCAAGGGCGAGAAAGTGGATTAAATCATGAAGTGGCTGCGTTTAAGTCGGTAGATCAGATGGTGGCGCGTTACTTTCTAAACATTAATACCCACAATGCCTATGCGTTGTTTCGACAGATCAGAGTCGATCTGCGTGAAAACAACATCGAACTTCAGGCTGACATTTTGGCCACGGGTTTATTACCTTACTCAGAGCGTGGTATGGATTACATTGTCGAAATTAATACAATGCTTCGTCACAATGCCCGTTTCATCAAAACCTAA
- a CDS encoding outer membrane protein OmpK: MSKMFKTLTGAVVAAASLASLNANAEMFWSDNSISYLDNLGHYEVAANDNISVVTVEHASGHNWGDLFFFADRLDFKADTKNIAAKETYSEFSPRLSLSYATGKKLEYGIISDLFLATTWEHSTYVSAAFNNSFDNYLVGVGADLKLPGFAYANINVYQANNEKMDNDQQLTFVWGYPFSIGSADFMLDGYIDWSSAEAHAADFHFNPQLRMDVGKYFGVPKKFEAGVEYSYWHNKFGIPGLDNESVVSWMVKVHL; the protein is encoded by the coding sequence ATGTCTAAAATGTTTAAAACACTTACCGGTGCCGTGGTTGCGGCTGCGTCTTTAGCTTCATTAAACGCTAACGCGGAAATGTTCTGGAGCGACAATTCTATTTCTTACCTAGATAACCTAGGTCACTATGAAGTAGCAGCTAACGACAACATTTCTGTTGTTACTGTAGAGCACGCATCGGGTCACAATTGGGGCGATTTATTCTTTTTTGCAGACCGTTTAGACTTTAAAGCTGACACTAAAAATATTGCCGCAAAAGAAACTTACTCAGAGTTTTCTCCACGTCTAAGCCTTAGCTACGCGACGGGTAAAAAGCTTGAGTACGGTATCATCTCAGATCTATTTTTGGCGACAACATGGGAACACTCTACCTATGTTTCTGCAGCATTTAACAACAGTTTTGATAACTACCTAGTTGGTGTTGGTGCCGATCTTAAACTTCCGGGATTTGCTTATGCAAACATTAACGTGTACCAAGCAAATAACGAAAAAATGGATAACGACCAACAATTAACGTTCGTATGGGGTTACCCATTCAGCATTGGTTCAGCTGACTTTATGTTAGACGGTTATATTGACTGGTCATCAGCTGAAGCGCACGCGGCTGATTTTCACTTTAACCCACAATTACGCATGGATGTGGGTAAATACTTTGGTGTACCAAAGAAATTTGAAGCGGGTGTTGAATACTCATACTGGCACAACAAGTTTGGTATCCCAGGCCTAGACAACGAGTCTGTGGTTAGCTGGATGGTTAAAGTTCACCTTTAA
- a CDS encoding hemolysin family protein, with protein sequence MSLIENLFIIFTLIAISSFFSMSEISLAGARKMRLRQLVEEGDLRAEKVLLLQEQPGNFFTVVQIGLNAVAILGGIVGESAFTPYIATLLSNFLTDPWLSKVSFFLSFALVTFLFILIADLMPKRIAMAIPEKISMALVGPMLMCIRVLKPLVWFINIMADGIMAIVRAPTVRNDEITTDDIYAVMDAGAEAGVLDKEEQQMIENVFEMQSIPVTSAMTSRESIVYFLTNDSEEEIKRKISEQPHSKFLVCEGQLDNIKGYVNAKEILISLINNKSVDLSDKHMVHSCPMLPDTLNLAEAMDHLKEKRTDFALIMNEYALVVGVVTSNDLQSAVMGTWAMHDVDEQIIARDNHSWLIDGATPITDVMKALNIEEFPNSSQYETIAGFVMYLLRKVPKPTDMVVYAGYQFEVVDIDAFRVDKLLVSKID encoded by the coding sequence ATGAGTTTAATCGAAAACTTGTTCATAATTTTTACATTAATTGCAATAAGCAGTTTTTTTTCTATGTCTGAAATATCGTTGGCAGGGGCGCGTAAAATGCGTTTACGTCAATTGGTTGAAGAAGGCGATCTGCGCGCAGAAAAGGTATTGTTGTTACAAGAGCAACCGGGCAATTTTTTCACCGTTGTTCAAATTGGTTTAAATGCGGTTGCTATTTTAGGTGGTATTGTTGGTGAGTCAGCTTTTACCCCGTATATTGCCACCTTATTGTCAAATTTTCTGACTGATCCGTGGTTAAGCAAAGTCAGTTTTTTCTTATCATTTGCTTTGGTCACCTTTTTGTTTATTTTAATTGCGGATTTAATGCCAAAGCGTATTGCGATGGCGATACCTGAAAAAATTTCAATGGCTCTCGTAGGTCCAATGTTAATGTGCATTCGTGTGCTTAAGCCTTTGGTTTGGTTTATTAACATTATGGCGGATGGGATCATGGCTATTGTTCGTGCACCGACAGTTCGTAATGATGAAATCACAACGGATGATATTTACGCAGTGATGGATGCCGGGGCAGAAGCTGGGGTTCTTGACAAAGAAGAACAGCAAATGATTGAAAATGTTTTTGAAATGCAATCTATACCAGTGACATCTGCGATGACCTCACGAGAAAGTATTGTGTATTTTCTTACCAACGATAGTGAAGAAGAGATAAAACGCAAGATCAGTGAGCAACCCCATTCTAAGTTTTTGGTATGTGAAGGTCAGTTAGATAATATTAAAGGCTATGTTAATGCCAAAGAAATACTCATTAGCTTAATTAATAACAAATCGGTTGATTTAAGTGATAAACACATGGTGCATTCGTGTCCAATGTTGCCAGATACTTTAAATTTGGCTGAAGCGATGGATCATTTAAAAGAAAAACGCACAGACTTTGCATTGATCATGAATGAATATGCCCTGGTTGTTGGGGTCGTAACCAGCAATGATTTGCAGAGCGCTGTTATGGGCACCTGGGCAATGCACGATGTCGATGAGCAGATCATTGCTAGAGACAATCACTCTTGGTTAATTGATGGAGCAACCCCAATCACGGATGTAATGAAAGCACTGAATATTGAAGAATTTCCTAACAGCTCTCAATATGAAACCATTGCAGGCTTTGTGATGTACCTTCTTCGAAAAGTACCTAAACCTACGGATATGGTGGTGTATGCTGGCTATCAATTTGAAGTGGTGGATATTGATGCGTTTCGAGTTGATAAGCTTTTAGTGAGCAAGATTGATTAA
- a CDS encoding DUF1415 domain-containing protein translates to MDDKIQDTVCGAIKMMNKIGQSEDGAVVAQTKLWLEQVIIKLNFCPFAKKEFVQNTIAYPVIRQHSMALALEQLQQQFVVLDNNPKIATSLVIFPEHFNDFYDFLDLVDMSQALLESLGYEGIYQIATFHPNYVFEGVPQHDASHFTNRSPYPTLHLIREDDMERAVKAHPDPEGIPDTNIKLSQELGAEYFQSLLLSFKQHTRTEDK, encoded by the coding sequence ATGGATGATAAAATACAAGACACTGTCTGTGGGGCAATTAAGATGATGAACAAAATAGGCCAGAGCGAAGACGGTGCTGTCGTTGCTCAAACTAAGCTTTGGCTAGAACAGGTGATTATTAAACTGAATTTTTGTCCGTTTGCCAAAAAAGAATTTGTGCAAAATACCATCGCCTACCCAGTGATCCGTCAACATTCTATGGCGTTAGCCCTAGAGCAATTACAACAACAATTTGTTGTGCTCGATAATAACCCTAAAATCGCCACCAGTTTGGTGATATTTCCTGAGCATTTTAACGATTTTTATGATTTCTTAGATTTGGTGGATATGAGTCAGGCATTACTTGAAAGTTTGGGGTATGAAGGCATTTATCAAATTGCCACATTTCATCCAAATTACGTTTTCGAGGGGGTGCCACAACACGATGCCAGTCATTTTACGAACCGCTCGCCTTATCCAACGTTGCACCTTATTCGGGAAGATGACATGGAAAGAGCGGTTAAAGCGCATCCCGATCCAGAGGGCATACCGGATACCAATATCAAACTGAGCCAAGAGTTAGGCGCAGAATATTTTCAATCTTTATTATTAAGTTTTAAACAACACACAAGGACAGAGGATAAATAA
- a CDS encoding DUF2987 domain-containing protein — protein MKIHNVFASASIALAMLVTPMSAIGLELEYKGFYKRLKLINDNELDLITMGFYLVDNHTRQRCELKNVRALAKGMPAQNVDIGIDNQILVPYSQAHYDNFGYLQVQQQDPRQDCTLQMQIQFKDKEQKAFSFNDLTQVKEQMQELVDEFGSFLWFMMPNLQGLHFELDANNHLDFVDPSIKSLLQCSATTCQLALPEEFDATDIALEFNQPPLVIAPWMEK, from the coding sequence ATGAAAATACATAACGTTTTTGCCAGCGCCAGTATAGCGCTTGCTATGTTGGTAACTCCAATGAGTGCCATCGGACTTGAACTTGAATATAAGGGCTTTTACAAGCGTTTAAAGCTTATTAACGATAATGAACTTGATTTGATCACCATGGGCTTTTATCTCGTTGACAATCATACGCGTCAACGATGTGAGCTTAAAAACGTTAGGGCTCTTGCAAAAGGTATGCCTGCACAAAACGTTGATATTGGTATCGATAATCAAATTTTGGTCCCTTATTCGCAAGCGCACTATGACAATTTTGGTTACTTACAAGTACAACAACAAGACCCTCGTCAGGATTGTACTTTACAGATGCAAATCCAATTTAAAGATAAAGAGCAAAAAGCGTTTAGCTTTAACGACTTAACCCAAGTAAAAGAGCAAATGCAGGAATTGGTCGATGAGTTTGGTTCTTTTCTGTGGTTTATGATGCCTAATTTACAAGGTTTGCATTTTGAATTGGACGCCAACAATCATCTTGATTTTGTCGACCCAAGCATTAAGTCTTTGCTTCAATGCAGTGCTACGACATGTCAACTAGCATTGCCCGAGGAATTTGATGCTACTGATATTGCGCTTGAATTTAATCAGCCTCCCTTGGTCATCGCGCCCTGGATGGAAAAATAA